A single Acidaminococcus sp. DNA region contains:
- the mutL gene encoding DNA mismatch repair endonuclease MutL, which produces MKAEVKLLDQNTSNQIAAGEVVEKPASVVKELVENSLDAGADHIEVTIYAGGTEFIRVKDNGSGMDEANARMAILRHATSKIVKAEDLLTLHTLGFRGEALPSIASVSHFNLLTREDGSDFATSITIDGGEDITVDSMGGDVGTTVTVKDLFYNVPARRKFLRTVNTEGRYINEVLSRIALSRPDVHITLMSNDKEVINTPGSGSLVDTIGSLYGKQVVSQLLEVHHDQDGIQVDGYISKPTLLKGTRTWQTLFVNGRSINNRMISKAIDHAYQSQIPKAGFPFAVLNLTVDTHTIDINVHPQKSEIKFGDEQAVYRAVYHALCNTLTRPMAGREESGSIVATKPDGTAPYKAASVENEPLFKAPSGWNRLGRQSPLTPRSTYTEQIWRNPETQETRTDAIFSAQRTTENLSQPGAESNGSAQGDAAPSEAENMAAAAAQNGIDVIWPLGQVDRTFIIAQSENSLYLIDQHAAHERIMYDKFVRQQQPVPSQQMLMPLFLTVTPQDVDAVDHYREEFLKLGVDAEPAGETMLRVSALPADVEAGQAEGFISDILKMLSENKEIKTSDLREEVLHYAACHSAIRAGEVLNIRQMRELILELLNTEHPFTCPHGRPCMIEVNSAELFKLFKRT; this is translated from the coding sequence TTGAAAGCAGAAGTCAAACTCCTTGACCAGAATACGTCAAACCAGATCGCTGCCGGTGAAGTGGTTGAGAAACCTGCTTCCGTTGTGAAGGAACTTGTGGAAAATTCTCTCGATGCCGGCGCCGACCACATTGAAGTGACAATCTACGCAGGCGGCACGGAATTCATCCGTGTGAAAGATAATGGATCCGGCATGGACGAAGCCAATGCCAGAATGGCGATTTTGCGCCACGCGACAAGTAAAATTGTCAAAGCGGAGGATCTCCTGACGCTTCATACGCTGGGATTCCGCGGTGAAGCCTTGCCGAGTATCGCGTCCGTATCTCACTTCAATCTGTTGACGCGGGAAGACGGTTCCGATTTTGCCACGTCCATCACTATTGACGGCGGTGAAGACATAACCGTTGATTCCATGGGCGGAGATGTGGGGACGACGGTGACGGTCAAAGATTTGTTTTATAATGTGCCGGCACGGCGGAAATTCCTCCGTACTGTTAATACAGAAGGCCGTTACATCAATGAAGTTCTTTCCAGAATTGCACTTTCCCGGCCGGATGTCCATATCACGCTGATGAGCAACGATAAGGAAGTCATCAATACTCCCGGCAGCGGCAGCCTTGTAGATACGATTGGGTCTTTATACGGGAAACAAGTTGTCTCCCAGCTGCTCGAAGTGCATCATGACCAGGACGGCATTCAGGTAGATGGCTATATCAGCAAACCGACCCTGCTTAAGGGAACGCGGACGTGGCAGACGCTTTTCGTCAACGGCCGTTCTATCAACAATCGCATGATTTCCAAAGCTATCGACCATGCGTATCAATCCCAGATTCCGAAGGCAGGATTTCCCTTTGCGGTGCTGAATCTGACTGTGGATACGCATACTATCGATATTAACGTGCACCCCCAGAAGAGTGAAATTAAATTTGGGGATGAGCAGGCTGTCTATCGGGCCGTGTATCATGCTCTTTGCAATACCTTGACGCGCCCCATGGCCGGCAGGGAAGAAAGCGGCAGTATCGTGGCCACAAAGCCGGACGGGACGGCGCCTTATAAAGCTGCCTCAGTGGAAAATGAGCCGCTCTTTAAGGCCCCCTCCGGGTGGAACCGCCTGGGCAGGCAGAGTCCGCTGACGCCGCGCTCTACTTATACGGAACAAATCTGGAGAAATCCGGAAACCCAGGAAACGCGGACAGATGCTATTTTTAGTGCCCAGCGGACTACGGAGAATCTTTCGCAGCCAGGTGCAGAGAGCAATGGCAGTGCCCAGGGTGATGCCGCACCGTCAGAGGCTGAAAATATGGCGGCAGCAGCCGCACAAAATGGCATTGACGTCATCTGGCCGCTCGGCCAGGTTGACCGGACGTTTATCATTGCCCAGTCAGAGAATTCGCTCTATCTGATTGACCAGCATGCGGCTCACGAACGCATTATGTATGATAAATTTGTACGTCAGCAGCAGCCCGTGCCGTCCCAGCAGATGCTTATGCCTCTTTTTCTTACGGTTACGCCGCAGGACGTGGACGCGGTGGACCACTATCGGGAGGAATTCCTGAAACTGGGTGTCGATGCGGAACCAGCCGGAGAAACGATGCTGCGCGTGTCGGCTCTTCCTGCTGACGTAGAAGCAGGGCAGGCAGAAGGCTTTATCAGTGACATTCTGAAGATGCTTTCTGAGAATAAAGAAATCAAGACGAGCGACCTGCGGGAAGAAGTCTTGCATTACGCAGCGTGCCACAGCGCTATCCGTGCCGGAGAAGTACTGAATATTCGTCAAATGCGGGAACTGATTCTGGAACTTCTTAATACGGAGCATCCTTTCACGTGTCCCCATGGCCGTCCCTGCATGATTGAAGTCAATTCGGCAGAGCTGTTTAAGCTCTTTAAGAGAACATGA
- the mutS gene encoding DNA mismatch repair protein MutS produces MEKEGYTPMVQQYMAVKKEHQDKLLFFRLGDFYELFFDDAVTASRELNLTLTHRAGNTKHPIPMCGVPFHSVDSYLAKLIKKGYRIAICDQMEDPKKAVGIVKREVTKILTPGTVLSDAVLDEQHNQYLACLSWEKKHACISFSDVSTGECSWYEAAGSNVEDLILDQIYRMQPAELILEPEAELPEAVSTMLAERLPHCMINRFHADGSVNDFSRHFGDSDKAASNPFVRNTVERMLQYIHENLKGDLAQINRLSEITTDQVMTLDATAIRNLELIRNMKDGTKHGTLLDILDYTCTAMGARLLRQWIEAPLLSVTRISLRQQAVKTILENASFRTSLGDALKDITDLERILSRIEVGSANARDMVALRSALRVIPTLKQLLAPVAGGLLHQLDLRISPHQDVLDVLERGIVDDPPFTVREGGMIRKGFNAELDELHEIAENNNEWMQNFEQRIKDSTGIKNLKVGFNKVFGYYIEVSKGQINLVPDNFIRKQTLVNAERYIVPELKEFENKILSAHEKIQQLEYYLFNEIRQCVRKQIVHIQETARAIGELDVLYSLAMAAFKGNYICPRLNDKEEISIKDGRHPVVEKLLERELFVPNDVHLNCTDERLIILTGPNMAGKSTYMRQIALLTLMTQMGSFIPAREASICPVDRIFTRVGASDDLATGQSTFMVEMNEVANILKNATSHSLIILDEVGRGTSTYDGMSIARAVVEYINTKIKAKTLFATHYHELIEMEDEMEGIKNYSIAVKEKGKDIVFLRRIVPGGTDRSYGIHVARLAGLPNKVLERADELLKQYAAEGTRHAEAPKNAQKPQAAEAEPELQTSLFGDVLREELIGLDVTTMTPLEAMNTLYKLSEEAKREGGKTV; encoded by the coding sequence ATGGAAAAAGAAGGCTATACGCCCATGGTACAGCAGTACATGGCGGTCAAGAAAGAACATCAGGATAAACTTCTTTTCTTCCGCCTGGGCGATTTTTATGAACTATTCTTTGATGATGCTGTGACCGCGTCACGTGAGCTCAATCTGACGCTTACACACCGTGCGGGCAACACGAAACATCCGATTCCGATGTGCGGCGTGCCTTTTCATTCAGTAGACAGTTATCTGGCAAAGCTGATTAAAAAAGGATACCGGATTGCCATCTGTGACCAGATGGAAGACCCGAAAAAAGCCGTCGGTATCGTAAAGCGCGAAGTAACGAAAATCCTCACTCCGGGAACGGTACTAAGCGATGCCGTCCTGGATGAACAGCATAACCAATATCTGGCTTGTCTCTCCTGGGAAAAGAAACATGCTTGTATCAGTTTTTCCGACGTATCGACAGGAGAATGTTCCTGGTATGAGGCAGCGGGCAGCAATGTAGAAGATTTAATTTTGGATCAAATCTACCGCATGCAGCCGGCAGAACTGATTCTGGAACCGGAAGCAGAACTGCCAGAAGCAGTCAGCACGATGCTTGCAGAGCGCCTGCCGCACTGCATGATTAACCGATTCCATGCAGATGGTTCCGTCAATGACTTCAGCCGTCATTTCGGGGACAGTGACAAGGCTGCTTCCAATCCTTTTGTGAGAAATACGGTGGAGCGCATGCTCCAGTATATTCACGAAAATTTAAAAGGGGATTTGGCTCAGATCAACCGTCTCAGTGAAATCACGACAGATCAGGTCATGACCCTTGACGCGACAGCGATTCGCAATCTGGAACTGATTCGCAACATGAAGGACGGCACCAAACACGGTACCCTTCTTGATATCCTGGATTACACCTGCACCGCCATGGGAGCCCGGCTGCTGCGGCAGTGGATTGAAGCACCTCTCCTTAGTGTGACGCGGATTTCTCTGCGTCAGCAGGCTGTAAAGACGATTTTGGAAAATGCATCTTTCCGGACAAGTCTGGGAGATGCCCTGAAGGATATTACGGACCTGGAGCGCATCTTATCCCGCATCGAAGTAGGCTCGGCCAACGCCCGGGATATGGTAGCACTGCGCAGCGCACTGCGTGTGATACCGACGCTCAAGCAGCTTCTCGCGCCTGTTGCGGGCGGCCTGCTGCATCAGCTTGATTTGCGGATTTCCCCACATCAGGATGTGCTTGATGTTCTGGAACGGGGGATTGTCGATGACCCGCCTTTTACCGTGCGGGAAGGCGGCATGATTCGCAAAGGCTTCAATGCGGAACTGGATGAGCTGCATGAAATCGCGGAGAATAATAACGAATGGATGCAGAATTTCGAGCAGCGCATCAAAGATTCGACGGGCATCAAAAATTTGAAAGTCGGATTCAACAAAGTATTTGGCTATTATATCGAAGTCTCCAAGGGGCAGATTAATTTGGTGCCGGACAATTTTATCCGTAAGCAGACTCTTGTCAACGCGGAACGGTATATTGTGCCGGAACTGAAAGAGTTCGAAAATAAAATTCTGAGTGCCCACGAAAAAATTCAGCAGCTCGAGTATTATCTCTTTAATGAAATCCGTCAGTGTGTGCGGAAGCAGATCGTCCACATCCAGGAAACGGCACGGGCTATTGGTGAACTCGATGTGCTCTATTCTTTGGCAATGGCCGCTTTTAAGGGCAACTATATCTGTCCGCGGCTGAATGATAAAGAAGAAATCAGCATTAAGGATGGCCGTCATCCCGTTGTCGAGAAACTGCTGGAACGGGAGCTTTTTGTCCCGAATGACGTACATCTGAATTGTACGGATGAACGGCTGATTATCCTTACAGGCCCGAACATGGCCGGTAAATCAACATATATGCGTCAAATTGCACTGCTGACGCTGATGACCCAGATGGGCAGCTTTATCCCTGCCAGGGAAGCTTCCATTTGTCCAGTGGACCGCATCTTCACGAGAGTCGGTGCCAGCGATGACCTGGCGACCGGACAAAGTACCTTTATGGTTGAGATGAACGAAGTAGCCAATATTCTTAAGAACGCAACGAGCCATTCGCTTATTATTCTCGATGAAGTGGGCCGCGGGACCAGTACCTACGATGGGATGAGTATTGCCCGTGCCGTCGTGGAGTATATCAATACGAAAATCAAGGCAAAGACGCTCTTTGCCACGCATTATCATGAACTCATCGAGATGGAAGATGAAATGGAAGGTATTAAAAATTACTCCATCGCGGTGAAGGAAAAGGGTAAGGACATTGTGTTTCTGCGCCGCATTGTACCGGGCGGAACGGACCGCAGCTACGGCATTCACGTAGCAAGGCTGGCCGGGCTCCCGAACAAGGTGCTGGAGCGTGCTGATGAACTTTTGAAACAGTATGCAGCCGAAGGCACGCGTCATGCCGAAGCGCCTAAAAATGCCCAGAAGCCGCAGGCTGCTGAGGCAGAGCCGGAACTGCAGACGAGTCTTTTCGGTGATGTCCTGAGAGAAGAGCTGATTGGACTGGATGTCACGACCATGACGCCTCTTGAGGCCATGAATACCCTTTATAAATTATCGGAAGAAGCAAAACGGGAAGGGGGTAAGACAGTTTGA
- the miaB gene encoding tRNA (N6-isopentenyl adenosine(37)-C2)-methylthiotransferase MiaB, translated as MTRYYHVLNYGCQMNESDAEHYAGQLMDLGYSYTPDYHTADVIIINTCCVRESAEKKILGKIGEMKQVKRNHPGSVLCVTGCMAQKWGKDLLKKYPQVDLLLGTAHVNSFSSILQNYLANRDGQGLFDDLTVMPQEFEGSFVRKSSFAAWVPIMYGCNNFCTYCIVPYVRGRERSREASAICREIEKAVAQGYKEFTLLGQNVNSYGKDRGEKEAFSHLLQMVDEIPGVERIRYMTSHPRDMSEEVVKTIADSRHICKNFHIPVQSGSSRIMKAMNRGYDREMYLGLVHTIRKYVPDAVISTDLIVGFPGETEEDFEETLSLVKEVQFDDAFTFIYSKRSGTPAARMDNQVPYAVKKERLDRLMEVQNQCSLERNKRLIGKTLPVMVEGPSRSNPDVLSGRTDGNNLVLWPKGSTNPKPGDIVPVHIEKAQTWLLKGKVE; from the coding sequence ATGACAAGATACTACCATGTCCTAAATTATGGCTGTCAGATGAACGAAAGTGATGCCGAGCATTATGCCGGCCAGCTGATGGACCTTGGGTATTCTTATACCCCGGATTACCATACAGCCGATGTCATTATTATTAATACATGCTGCGTCCGTGAAAGCGCGGAAAAGAAAATTCTTGGCAAAATAGGTGAGATGAAGCAGGTTAAACGGAACCATCCTGGTTCCGTTCTTTGTGTTACTGGATGTATGGCCCAGAAGTGGGGGAAGGATCTCCTCAAAAAATACCCACAGGTCGACCTCCTGCTGGGCACGGCTCATGTCAATTCATTCAGTTCTATCCTGCAGAATTATCTGGCAAACCGTGACGGTCAGGGCCTTTTTGATGACCTGACTGTTATGCCTCAGGAATTTGAGGGCAGTTTCGTCAGAAAGAGCAGTTTTGCAGCTTGGGTGCCGATTATGTACGGCTGCAATAATTTCTGCACATACTGCATTGTTCCTTATGTAAGGGGCCGTGAGAGAAGCCGCGAGGCTTCTGCCATCTGCAGGGAAATCGAAAAAGCAGTGGCCCAGGGTTATAAGGAATTTACCCTCCTGGGACAGAATGTCAATTCCTATGGGAAGGACAGGGGAGAGAAGGAAGCTTTCAGCCATCTTCTCCAGATGGTTGACGAAATTCCTGGTGTGGAGCGCATCCGTTATATGACGAGTCATCCCCGCGACATGAGCGAGGAAGTCGTGAAGACCATCGCTGACAGCCGCCATATCTGCAAGAATTTCCACATTCCCGTGCAGTCCGGGAGCAGCCGTATCATGAAGGCCATGAATCGGGGATATGACCGGGAAATGTATCTGGGACTTGTCCATACCATCCGTAAGTATGTACCGGATGCCGTTATTTCTACCGACCTTATTGTCGGTTTTCCCGGTGAAACAGAAGAAGATTTTGAGGAAACACTGAGCCTCGTAAAGGAAGTTCAGTTTGATGATGCCTTTACGTTTATTTATTCCAAACGTTCCGGCACACCGGCCGCCAGGATGGATAATCAGGTGCCCTATGCCGTTAAAAAAGAACGTCTGGACCGGTTGATGGAAGTCCAGAATCAATGCAGCCTGGAGCGTAATAAACGCCTGATCGGGAAAACGCTGCCCGTCATGGTGGAAGGCCCGAGCCGCAGTAATCCGGATGTTCTGAGCGGCCGGACCGATGGGAATAATCTCGTCCTGTGGCCGAAGGGGAGTACGAATCCCAAACCCGGGGATATTGTACCGGTCCATATCGAGAAAGCTCAGACCTGGCTCCTTAAAGGAAAGGTGGAGTAA
- the phoU gene encoding phosphate signaling complex protein PhoU — protein MLEKYDTGLKALEKDLENLAQTLTTTIDSTRSALENNDVHLAEKIYHGDKAINDLIKKCMEEDMALSMLQEPVARDWRNLMATLKILSDLERIADHCADISYYILVMAKEGTKVELPEHLLEMYDIMATMVREVLKGYFRHEPFDQKLVKDKDDMVDALFNNLLKEFAGSIGKAPDKAMDYIFYTMIVKYIERMADHSDNIAEWIGYRDTSKITL, from the coding sequence ATGTTGGAAAAATACGATACTGGCCTTAAGGCTCTGGAAAAAGACCTGGAGAACCTGGCTCAAACGCTCACCACGACAATTGACAGTACCAGATCTGCTCTTGAGAACAATGACGTGCATCTGGCCGAAAAAATCTATCATGGTGACAAGGCAATCAATGACCTGATCAAAAAGTGCATGGAAGAGGATATGGCACTCAGCATGCTTCAGGAACCGGTTGCCCGCGACTGGAGAAATTTGATGGCAACGCTGAAAATCCTTTCCGATTTGGAACGCATTGCCGATCACTGCGCTGATATCAGTTATTACATCCTGGTGATGGCAAAGGAAGGAACCAAAGTGGAACTTCCTGAACATTTGCTTGAGATGTATGACATTATGGCGACCATGGTTCGGGAAGTCCTGAAAGGGTATTTCCGTCATGAACCCTTTGATCAAAAGCTGGTAAAAGATAAGGACGATATGGTCGACGCTCTCTTTAATAATCTTCTGAAGGAGTTTGCCGGTTCTATCGGTAAAGCTCCTGACAAAGCGATGGACTATATCTTCTACACGATGATTGTAAAGTACATCGAGCGGATGGCTGACCATTCCGACAACATTGCCGAGTGGATTGGTTATCGTGATACCAGCAAAATTACGCTGTAA
- the pstB gene encoding phosphate ABC transporter ATP-binding protein PstB gives MNLFYGEHQALHEVSMDIKRNEITALIGPSGCGKSTFLKTLNRMNDLVEGCRVTGDIRFEGKDIFTECDLLALRYRVGMVFQQPTPFPKSVYENVAYGPRIQGIHNKSTLDDIVEQSLKQAACWDEMKDRLSSSALGLSGGQQQRLCIARTLAARPSVILMDEPTSALDPISTQKIEDLALKLKEKYTIIIVTHNMQQAKRISDKTAFFLLGNLIEFDDTLHIFTNPSNPKTEEYITGRFG, from the coding sequence ATGAATTTGTTCTATGGAGAGCATCAGGCACTGCATGAGGTCTCCATGGATATAAAAAGAAATGAGATTACTGCTCTGATCGGACCTTCCGGCTGTGGTAAATCTACCTTTTTAAAGACCCTGAATCGCATGAACGACCTCGTCGAAGGCTGCCGCGTCACGGGAGATATCCGCTTTGAGGGGAAAGATATCTTTACGGAATGTGACCTCCTGGCTCTGCGTTACCGTGTGGGCATGGTCTTTCAGCAGCCGACGCCGTTTCCGAAGAGCGTATATGAAAATGTTGCTTATGGTCCTCGTATCCAGGGAATTCACAATAAGAGTACCCTTGATGACATTGTGGAACAGAGCCTGAAACAAGCTGCTTGCTGGGATGAAATGAAGGATCGTCTCTCCAGCAGTGCGCTCGGTCTTTCCGGTGGTCAGCAGCAGCGCCTGTGTATTGCCCGTACGTTGGCCGCTCGTCCTTCCGTCATTCTCATGGATGAGCCGACTTCTGCACTGGACCCGATTTCTACACAGAAGATTGAGGATCTGGCCCTGAAGCTGAAGGAAAAGTACACGATTATCATCGTAACGCACAATATGCAGCAGGCAAAACGTATTTCTGACAAAACGGCCTTTTTCCTGCTTGGCAACCTTATTGAATTCGATGATACGCTTCATATTTTTACCAATCCGTCCAATCCGAAGACGGAAGAGTATATTACGGGTCGTTTCGGCTGA
- the pstA gene encoding phosphate ABC transporter permease PstA, which produces MNSAVNAKKRMDHFMTMVFFAGAGLAVILLIAFVGYVMIEGFGHMTAKIMSFENGGLGNQLFNTLYLVFLALVFSSLLGVPAGIFLSEYARKGKVVKAVRMAVETLSSLPSIVVGLFGYLVFIVMTGSQWNLFAGALSVSILMLPLVTSVTVDALQSLPDSYRQGSYGLGASKWQTIWRILLPAAFPRIMTGLIMAAGRGFGEAAALMFTAGMSTDIHWDNWDVSSRLCPLNPFRPGETLTLHIWALRTEALEANANEQAAVCSAILIVLVVSFSLAARALSYHLDKKMGGNR; this is translated from the coding sequence ATGAACTCAGCTGTCAATGCTAAAAAGAGAATGGACCATTTTATGACCATGGTCTTTTTTGCCGGAGCTGGGCTGGCGGTTATTTTGCTGATTGCTTTCGTCGGTTATGTCATGATAGAGGGGTTTGGCCATATGACGGCCAAGATCATGTCGTTTGAAAACGGCGGCCTGGGCAATCAGCTGTTTAACACTCTTTACCTGGTTTTTCTGGCCTTGGTTTTCAGTTCCTTACTCGGTGTTCCGGCCGGTATCTTTCTTTCCGAATATGCAAGAAAGGGGAAAGTCGTTAAGGCAGTACGTATGGCTGTGGAGACACTTTCTTCTTTGCCCTCAATTGTTGTCGGTTTGTTTGGGTACCTCGTCTTTATCGTAATGACGGGTTCTCAATGGAACTTGTTTGCCGGTGCACTCAGTGTTTCTATCCTGATGCTTCCGCTCGTGACCTCTGTCACAGTGGATGCCCTGCAGAGTCTGCCTGACAGTTATCGCCAGGGCAGTTATGGCCTGGGAGCCTCCAAATGGCAGACCATTTGGCGTATCCTGCTCCCTGCTGCCTTTCCACGCATCATGACGGGGCTCATTATGGCTGCAGGCCGTGGCTTCGGCGAAGCAGCTGCTTTGATGTTCACTGCTGGTATGTCTACGGATATTCATTGGGACAATTGGGACGTTTCAAGTCGCCTGTGCCCACTGAACCCGTTCCGGCCGGGCGAGACACTGACATTACATATCTGGGCACTGCGTACGGAAGCCTTGGAAGCCAATGCAAACGAACAGGCGGCTGTTTGCTCCGCTATTCTGATCGTGCTTGTTGTTTCTTTCAGTCTGGCTGCACGTGCCCTCAGTTATCACTTAGATAAGAAAATGGGAGGCAATCGCTAA
- the pstC gene encoding phosphate ABC transporter permease subunit PstC has product MTSITSAVKKAHRDERTARIFITACGLIMTLIPFLIGIFLFVKGTDTFTTFHHPLSEFLFSGEWDPSDTAEGGGKIGSAMFITGSLAVCGLSLIFALPLCLASAIFMTEIATPQMRRMVQPAVELFTGIPSVVYGFVGMTVLIPFLRKIFPMPFGFSLLAAGIVLAVMIYPTITTMAADAMTSVPQAWREASYGLGATRWETIAHVVLPAAKGGIVTGIILGLARAFGEALAVAMVIGQMKVFPKSLFLPASTLTTAISADMGGAMEGGEYSAALWTMALLLFILSFIFIFIIHTMNDMFTLKGDKR; this is encoded by the coding sequence ATGACATCCATTACGTCCGCTGTAAAAAAGGCCCATCGCGATGAGCGGACAGCCCGCATTTTCATCACGGCGTGTGGCCTGATTATGACTTTGATTCCGTTCCTGATAGGTATTTTCCTTTTCGTGAAAGGGACTGATACCTTTACTACCTTCCATCACCCCTTATCCGAATTTCTCTTTTCAGGAGAATGGGATCCGAGTGATACTGCGGAAGGCGGCGGGAAAATCGGATCCGCTATGTTCATTACCGGTTCCCTGGCTGTGTGCGGCTTGTCCCTGATCTTCGCACTGCCGCTCTGCCTTGCTTCGGCTATCTTTATGACCGAAATTGCGACGCCGCAGATGCGCAGAATGGTTCAGCCGGCTGTCGAGCTGTTCACGGGGATTCCTTCCGTAGTTTACGGCTTTGTCGGAATGACGGTGCTCATTCCTTTCCTTAGAAAAATCTTTCCCATGCCCTTTGGCTTTTCGCTTCTGGCGGCGGGTATTGTACTCGCCGTCATGATTTATCCGACAATCACGACGATGGCAGCTGATGCTATGACGTCCGTGCCGCAGGCTTGGCGTGAGGCTTCATATGGACTGGGAGCTACCCGGTGGGAAACGATTGCACACGTAGTTCTGCCCGCTGCCAAGGGTGGTATTGTAACCGGCATCATTCTTGGACTGGCCCGTGCTTTTGGGGAAGCACTTGCCGTTGCTATGGTGATCGGTCAGATGAAGGTATTCCCAAAATCGCTGTTCCTTCCGGCGAGCACGCTCACCACGGCTATTTCCGCAGATATGGGCGGTGCCATGGAAGGCGGCGAGTATAGTGCGGCTTTGTGGACGATGGCGTTGCTGCTTTTCATCCTGTCCTTCATCTTTATTTTTATCATTCATACGATGAACGATATGTTTACACTAAAAGGAGATAAACGCTAA
- a CDS encoding phosphate ABC transporter substrate-binding protein, producing the protein MKAKKLAVAVLAAVMATSMIGCGGQKKAETPKSSAGGAVSGTITGSGSSALLPLVKDAAEKFKAKNKDVSITLNAGGSGTGLKQVSDGSVDMGNSDVPAEAKLPKDKAAKLKDHKICVMTVVPIVNKDVKVKNLTKQQLADIFTAKVTNWKEVGGPDKPIILVTRPKTSGTRALFKKYAINGAEEADNKSLETDNSGILVKSVASNSGAIGYVALPYLVNDKTVDKLSIDGVEPTLENTYSGKYTVWGFEHIYTAKEEKPAVKAFIDFITGSEYGKRIEELGYGVSSKMQTKEVH; encoded by the coding sequence ATGAAAGCAAAAAAATTAGCTGTTGCGGTTCTGGCTGCTGTTATGGCAACGAGTATGATTGGCTGTGGTGGCCAGAAGAAAGCAGAAACCCCGAAATCATCTGCCGGCGGTGCTGTTAGCGGTACTATCACCGGTTCTGGTTCTTCTGCTCTGCTGCCTCTGGTAAAGGATGCTGCCGAAAAATTCAAGGCCAAGAACAAAGACGTTTCCATCACTTTGAATGCCGGCGGTTCCGGTACGGGCCTGAAGCAGGTTTCCGATGGTTCCGTAGATATGGGGAACTCCGATGTGCCTGCTGAAGCCAAGCTGCCGAAAGATAAGGCTGCTAAGCTGAAGGATCACAAAATCTGCGTTATGACTGTTGTGCCTATTGTCAATAAGGATGTCAAAGTCAAGAACCTGACCAAACAACAACTGGCCGATATCTTTACGGCTAAAGTTACCAACTGGAAAGAAGTTGGCGGCCCGGATAAACCGATTATTCTGGTAACCCGTCCTAAGACCAGCGGTACTCGTGCACTCTTCAAGAAATATGCTATTAACGGCGCGGAAGAAGCCGACAATAAGTCTCTGGAAACGGATAACTCCGGTATCCTGGTAAAGAGCGTAGCTTCCAACTCCGGCGCTATCGGTTATGTAGCTCTGCCTTATCTGGTGAATGATAAGACTGTTGATAAGCTTTCCATCGATGGTGTAGAACCGACGCTGGAAAATACTTACAGCGGCAAATATACGGTATGGGGCTTCGAACACATCTATACGGCTAAGGAAGAAAAACCGGCTGTGAAGGCATTCATTGACTTCATCACTGGTTCCGAATATGGTAAGCGCATCGAAGAACTGGGCTACGGCGTAAGCTCCAAGATGCAGACCAAAGAGGTTCACTAA